A region of Epinephelus moara isolate mb chromosome 15, YSFRI_EMoa_1.0, whole genome shotgun sequence DNA encodes the following proteins:
- the LOC126401937 gene encoding NACHT, LRR and PYD domains-containing protein 12-like isoform X3, with protein sequence MDVSDGADEGTLPSKMTPLGEHDSWTEAQSPERQQERPDSPVPSCVSMKSNQSKEPPLGFQKQLSSETELRQEVSDAHIGQSALEGQTDSIFTLLEETIIGFVKKELKAMQRAVSSECSDDEVTDSKEEEDMRNSREAFLRIVTHFLRRLKQEELADSLQSKSPTACQLKLKSSLKQKFQCVFEGIAEAGNPTLLNEIYTELYITEGGTAEVSGEHEVRQIETASRKPDGPEATIKCEDIFKASPGRDGPIRTVMTKGVAGIGKTVLTQKFTLDWAEDKANQDIHFTFPFTFRELNLLTGRKYSLVKLVHHFFGEAKDAGICRFDEFHVVFIFDGLDECRLPLDFRNNEILTDVTESTSVDVLLTNLIRGKLLPSARLWITTRPAAANQIPPECVDMVTEVRGFNDPQKEEYFRKRCRDEEQASRIISHIETSRSLHIMCHIPVFCWITVTVLEDVMKTREGRELPKTLTELYIHFLLVQAKLWTVKYHRGAETDPHWNPGSREMVLSLGKLAFDQLQKGNLIFYESDLTECGIDITAASVYSGVFTQIFKEERGLCEEKVFCFVHLSVQEFLAALYVFLTLMNSGVNLLSPSKAWWSNLLRDKSKLSYLFQSAVDMALRSPNGHLDLFLRFLLGLSLQTNQTLLRGLMTHTGNSSHSSQDTVQYIKSVIRRDLSPERSINLFHCLNELNDSSLEEEIQQYLSSGRLSTVRLSPAQWSALAFILLSSEEDLEVFDLRKYSASEEGLLRLLPVVKASKKSLLGGCNLSEKSCEGLASVLSSQSSRLRELELSNNNLQDSGVKLLLPGLENPRCGLETLRLSHNNLTEECCQELASVLGSKSSGLRNLDLSYNNLQDSGVKVLSAGLESPHCALDTLRLVGCNLSDKSRGALASVLSSQSSTLRELDLSNNDLQDSGAMLFSVGQESQRCRLETLRLNQTRLTDKCCQEFSSVLSSKSSNLRELDLSNNNLQDSGVKLLCAGLESPQCALQTLRLNQTNLTEKCCQDLSSVLSSESSSLRELDLSNNDLRDPGVKLMSAGLGSLHCALETLRLSGCKLSEGSCEALAPVFSSQSSSLRELEMSNNDLQDSGVKLMSAALRSPHCTLETLRLSQTRLTEKCCHEFSSVLSTKSSTLRELDLSNNNLQDSGVKLLSAGLKSPHCTLEALRLSGCLITEEGCTSLASALRSNSSHLRELDLTYNHPGDSGVKLLSAGVKDPGWRLDTLSVDHGCAQWLKSGLVKYACELTLDPNTAHKNVHLSEDNRKVMLSIEKQPYPDHPDRFDWCYQLLCTTGLTGRCYWEVDFEGGVDVGVTYRGLRRRGARDGSRLGWNEKSWSLELTDKCYYAWHSNIRTALLTPPSSASNRVGVYLDWPAGTLSFYSVLPDTLLHLYTFSCAFIEPLYPGFGFLSLESSVSLC encoded by the exons ATGGACGTGTCTGACGGGGCAGATGAGGGAACCCTCCCCTCCAAAATGACTCCACTTGGGGAACATGACAGCTGGACCGAAGCTCAGAG cCCAGAGCGACAGCAGGAGAGACCAGACTCTCCTGTTCCCAGCTGTGTGTCCATGAAGAGCAACCAGTCAAAGGAGCCACCTCTTGGTTTTCAAAAACAGCTTTCTTCTGAGACAGA acTACGACAGGAAGTGTCAGATGCTCACATCGGTCAGTCTGCCCTGGAGGGTCAAACAGACTCCATATTTACG CTGCTTGAGGAGACCATCATCGGTTTTgtgaagaaggagctgaagGCGATGCAGAGGGCCGTGAGCTCTGAGTGTTCGGATGACGAGGTGACGGACAGCAAGGAGGAAGAGGATATGAGGAACAGCAGAGAGGCGTTTCTGAGAATTGTGACACACTTCCTGAGGAGGCTAAAGCAAGAGGAGCTGGCTGATTCTCTTCAGAGCA AATCTCCAACGGCGTGCCAACTCAAACTCAAATCTAGCTTGAAGCAGAAGTTCCAGTGTGTGTTCGAGGGGATCGCCGAAGCAGGAAACCCGACCCTCCTGAATGAGATCTACACAGAGCTCTACATCACAGAGGGAGGGACCGCAGAGGTCAGTGGCGAACATGAGGTCAGACAGATCGAAACCGCATCCAGGAAACCAGACGGACCAGAAGCGACAATCAAATGCGAAGACATCTTTAAAGCCTCACCGGGAAGAGACGGACCAATCAGAACGGTGATGACAAAGGGAGTGGCTGGCATCGGGAAAACGGTGTTGACACAGAAGTTCACTCTGGACTGGGCTGAAGACAAAGCCAACCAGGACATACACTTCACATTTCCATTCACTTTCAGAGAGCTGAATCTGCTGACAGGGAGAAAATACAGCTTGGTGAAACTTGTTCATCACTTCTTTGGAGAGGCTAAAGACGCAGGGATCTGCAGGTTTGACGAGTTCCACGTCGTGTTCATCTTTGACGGTCTGGACGAGTGTCGACTTCCTCTGGACTTCCGCAACAATGAGATCCTGACTGATGTTACAGAGTCCACCTCAGTGGATGTGCTGCTGACAAACCTCATCAGGGGGAAACTGCTTCCCTCTGCTCGCCTCTGGATAACCACACGACCTGCAGCGGCCAATCAGATCCCTCCTGAGTGTGTTGACATGgtgacagaggtcagagggtTCAATGACCCACAGAAGGAGGAGTACTTCAGGAAGAGAtgcagagatgaggagcaggcCAGCAGAATCATCTCCCACATCGAGACATCCCGAAGCCTCCACATCATGTGCCACATCCCAGTCTTCTGCTGGATCACTGTGACAGTCCTGGAGGATGTGATGAAGaccagagagggaagagagcTCCCCAAGACCCTGACGGAGCTGTACATCCACTTCCTGCTGGTTCAAGCCAAACTGTGGACCGTCAAGTATCACAGAGGAGCTGAGACGGATCCACACTGGAATCCAGGGAGCAGGGAGATGGTTCTGTCTCTGGGGAAGTTGGCTTTTGATCAGCTGCAGAAAGGCAACCTGATCTTCTACGAGTCAGACCTGACAGAGTGTGGCATCGATATCACGGCGGCGTCGGTGTACTCAGGAGTGTTCACGCAGATCTtcaaagaggagagagggctgTGTGAGGAGAAGGTGTTCTGCTTCGTCCATCTGAGTGTTCAGGAATTTCTGGCCGCTCTTTACGTCTTTCTGACTTTAATGAACTCTGGCGTCAATCTGCTGTCTCCGTCAAAAGCCTGGTGGTCTAATCTATTAAGGGACAAATCCAAACTATCATACCTCTTCCAGAGTGCTGTGGACATGGCTTTACGGAGTCCAAACGGGCACCTGGATTTGTTCCTCCGCTTCCTCCTGGGCCTTTCACTGCAGACCAATCAGACTCTCCTGCGAGGCCTGATGACgcacacaggaaacagctcCCACAGCAGTCAGGACACAGTCCAGTACATCAAGAGCGTGATCAGAAGAGACCTGTCTCCGGAGAGGAGCATCAACCTGTTCCACTGTCTGAACGAGCTGAATGATTCTTCTCTAGAGGAGGAGATCCAGCAGTACCTGAGTTCAGGACGTCTCTCCACGGTCAGACTCTCTCCTGCTCAGTGGTCGGCTCTGGCCTTCATCTTGCTGTCATCGGAGGAAGACCTGGAGGTGTTTGACCTGAGGAAATACTCTGCATCTGAGGAGGGTCTTCTGAGGCTGCTGCCAGTCGTCAAAGCTTCCAAAAAGTCTCT GCTGGGTGGCTGTAACCTGTCAGAGAAAAGCTGTGAAGGTCTGGCATCTGTTCTCAGCTCCCAGTCTTCTCGTCTGAGAGAGCTGGAACTGAGCAACAACAACCTGCAGGACTCAGGAGTGAAGCTGCTCCTTCCTGGACTGGAGAATCCACGCTGTGGACTGGAAACACTGAG GTTGAGTCACAACAATCTCACAGAGGAATGCTGCCAGGAGTTGGCATCAGTTCTTGGCTCCAAATCATCTGGTCTGAGAAACCTGGACTTGAGTTACAACAACCTGCAGGACTCTGGAGTGAAGGTCCTCTCTGCCGGACTGGAAAGTCCGCACTGTGCCCTGGACACACTCAG GCTGGTTGGCTGTAATTTATCAGACAAAAGTCGTGGCGCTCTGGCTTCAGTACTCAGCTCCCAGTCCTcaactctgagagagctggaTCTGAGTAACAACGACCTGCAGGATTCAGGGGCGATGCTGTTCTCTGTGGGGCAGGAGAGTCAGCGTTGTAGACTGGAAACTCTCAG GTTGAATCAAACGAGGCTCACAGACAAATGCTGTCAGGAGTTCTCATCAGTTCTGAGCTCCAAGTCGTCCAatctgagagagctggacctgagtaacaacaacctgcaggattcaggagtgaagctTCTGTGTGCTGGGCTGGAGAGTCCACAATGTGCACTCCAAACTCTCAG GTTGAATCAAACGAACCTCACAGAGAAATGCTGCCAGGACCTCTCATCAGTCCTCAGCTCCGAGTCCTCCAGCCTGAGAGAGCTGGACCTCAGCAACAATGATCTGCGGGATCCAGGAGTGAAGCTGATGTCGGCTGGTCTGGGAAGTCTACACTGTGCCTTGGAAACTCTCAG GCTGAGTGGATGTAAGTTATCAGAAGGAAGTTGTGAAGCTCTGGCCCCAGTGTTTAGCTCCCAGTCGTCCAGTCTGAGAGAGCTGGAAATGAGCAACAACGACCTGCAGGACTCAGGAGTGAAGCTGATGTCTGCTGCGCTGAGGAGTCCACACTGTACGCTGGAAACTCTCAG actGAGTCAAACTAGGCTCACAGAGAAATGCTGTCACGAGTTCTCGTCAGTCCTGAGCACCAAATCGTCCACtctgagagagctggacctgagcaacaacaacctgcaggattcaggagtgaagctgctctctgctggacTCAAGAGTCCACACTGTACACTCGAAGCTTTAAG gCTGTCAGGCTGTTTGATCACAGAGGAGGGCTGCACCAGTCTGGCCTCAGCTCTGAGGTCCAACTCCTCCCATCTCAGAGAGCTTGACCTGACCTACAATCATCCAGGAGACTCAGGAGTGAAGCTGCTGTCCGCTGGAGTGAAGGATCCAGGATGGAGACTGGATACTCTCAG TGTGGATCACGGATGTGCTCAGTGGTTGAAATCTGGTCTGGTGAAGT ACGCCTGTGAGCTCACGCTGGACCCGAACACAGCACACAAAAACGTCCACCTGTCCGAGGACAACCGAAAAGTGATGCTGTCCATCGAGAAGCAGCCGTATCCCGACCACCCGGACAGATTCGACTGGTGCTACCAGCTGCTGTGTACGACCGGTCTGACCGGTCGCTGTTACTGGGAGGTGGACTTTGAAGGAGGGGTGGACGTTGGAGTGACTTACAGAGGACTCAGGAGGAGAGGAGCCCGTGACGGCAGTCGGCTTGGATGGAACGAGAAGTCGTGGAGTCTGGAGCTGACTGATAAATGTTACTACGCCTGGCACAGTAATATCAGAACCGCTCTTCTCACGCCTCCCTCCTCTGCGTCTAACAGAGTCGGAGTGTATCTGGACTGGCCTGCCGGGACTCTGTCCTTCTACAGCGTTCTACCTGACACTCTGCTCCACCTGTACACCTTCAGCTGTGCATTCATTGAACCTCTGTACCCTGGGTTTGGTTTCCTGTCGTTGGAGTCGTCAGTGTCCCTGTGTTGA
- the LOC126401937 gene encoding NACHT, LRR and PYD domains-containing protein 12-like isoform X1: MDVSDGADEGTLPSKMTPLGEHDSWTEAQSPERQQERPDSPVPSCVSMKSNQSKEPPLGFQKQLSSETEIQQERPDSPVPSCVSMKSNQSKEPPLGFQKQLSSETELRQEVSDAHIGQSALEGQTDSIFTLLEETIIGFVKKELKAMQRAVSSECSDDEVTDSKEEEDMRNSREAFLRIVTHFLRRLKQEELADSLQSKSPTACQLKLKSSLKQKFQCVFEGIAEAGNPTLLNEIYTELYITEGGTAEVSGEHEVRQIETASRKPDGPEATIKCEDIFKASPGRDGPIRTVMTKGVAGIGKTVLTQKFTLDWAEDKANQDIHFTFPFTFRELNLLTGRKYSLVKLVHHFFGEAKDAGICRFDEFHVVFIFDGLDECRLPLDFRNNEILTDVTESTSVDVLLTNLIRGKLLPSARLWITTRPAAANQIPPECVDMVTEVRGFNDPQKEEYFRKRCRDEEQASRIISHIETSRSLHIMCHIPVFCWITVTVLEDVMKTREGRELPKTLTELYIHFLLVQAKLWTVKYHRGAETDPHWNPGSREMVLSLGKLAFDQLQKGNLIFYESDLTECGIDITAASVYSGVFTQIFKEERGLCEEKVFCFVHLSVQEFLAALYVFLTLMNSGVNLLSPSKAWWSNLLRDKSKLSYLFQSAVDMALRSPNGHLDLFLRFLLGLSLQTNQTLLRGLMTHTGNSSHSSQDTVQYIKSVIRRDLSPERSINLFHCLNELNDSSLEEEIQQYLSSGRLSTVRLSPAQWSALAFILLSSEEDLEVFDLRKYSASEEGLLRLLPVVKASKKSLLGGCNLSEKSCEGLASVLSSQSSRLRELELSNNNLQDSGVKLLLPGLENPRCGLETLRLSHNNLTEECCQELASVLGSKSSGLRNLDLSYNNLQDSGVKVLSAGLESPHCALDTLRLVGCNLSDKSRGALASVLSSQSSTLRELDLSNNDLQDSGAMLFSVGQESQRCRLETLRLNQTRLTDKCCQEFSSVLSSKSSNLRELDLSNNNLQDSGVKLLCAGLESPQCALQTLRLNQTNLTEKCCQDLSSVLSSESSSLRELDLSNNDLRDPGVKLMSAGLGSLHCALETLRLSGCKLSEGSCEALAPVFSSQSSSLRELEMSNNDLQDSGVKLMSAALRSPHCTLETLRLSQTRLTEKCCHEFSSVLSTKSSTLRELDLSNNNLQDSGVKLLSAGLKSPHCTLEALRLSGCLITEEGCTSLASALRSNSSHLRELDLTYNHPGDSGVKLLSAGVKDPGWRLDTLSVDHGCAQWLKSGLVKYACELTLDPNTAHKNVHLSEDNRKVMLSIEKQPYPDHPDRFDWCYQLLCTTGLTGRCYWEVDFEGGVDVGVTYRGLRRRGARDGSRLGWNEKSWSLELTDKCYYAWHSNIRTALLTPPSSASNRVGVYLDWPAGTLSFYSVLPDTLLHLYTFSCAFIEPLYPGFGFLSLESSVSLC; the protein is encoded by the exons ATGGACGTGTCTGACGGGGCAGATGAGGGAACCCTCCCCTCCAAAATGACTCCACTTGGGGAACATGACAGCTGGACCGAAGCTCAGAG cCCAGAGCGACAGCAGGAGAGACCAGACTCTCCTGTTCCCAGCTGTGTGTCCATGAAGAGCAACCAGTCAAAGGAGCCACCTCTTGGTTTTCAAAAACAGCTTTCTTCTGAGACAGA GATCCAGCAGGAGAGACCAGACTCTCCTGTTCCCAGCTGTGTGTCCATGAAGAGCAACCAGTCAAAGGAGCCACCTCTTGGTTTTCAAAAACAGCTTTCTTCTGAGACAGA acTACGACAGGAAGTGTCAGATGCTCACATCGGTCAGTCTGCCCTGGAGGGTCAAACAGACTCCATATTTACG CTGCTTGAGGAGACCATCATCGGTTTTgtgaagaaggagctgaagGCGATGCAGAGGGCCGTGAGCTCTGAGTGTTCGGATGACGAGGTGACGGACAGCAAGGAGGAAGAGGATATGAGGAACAGCAGAGAGGCGTTTCTGAGAATTGTGACACACTTCCTGAGGAGGCTAAAGCAAGAGGAGCTGGCTGATTCTCTTCAGAGCA AATCTCCAACGGCGTGCCAACTCAAACTCAAATCTAGCTTGAAGCAGAAGTTCCAGTGTGTGTTCGAGGGGATCGCCGAAGCAGGAAACCCGACCCTCCTGAATGAGATCTACACAGAGCTCTACATCACAGAGGGAGGGACCGCAGAGGTCAGTGGCGAACATGAGGTCAGACAGATCGAAACCGCATCCAGGAAACCAGACGGACCAGAAGCGACAATCAAATGCGAAGACATCTTTAAAGCCTCACCGGGAAGAGACGGACCAATCAGAACGGTGATGACAAAGGGAGTGGCTGGCATCGGGAAAACGGTGTTGACACAGAAGTTCACTCTGGACTGGGCTGAAGACAAAGCCAACCAGGACATACACTTCACATTTCCATTCACTTTCAGAGAGCTGAATCTGCTGACAGGGAGAAAATACAGCTTGGTGAAACTTGTTCATCACTTCTTTGGAGAGGCTAAAGACGCAGGGATCTGCAGGTTTGACGAGTTCCACGTCGTGTTCATCTTTGACGGTCTGGACGAGTGTCGACTTCCTCTGGACTTCCGCAACAATGAGATCCTGACTGATGTTACAGAGTCCACCTCAGTGGATGTGCTGCTGACAAACCTCATCAGGGGGAAACTGCTTCCCTCTGCTCGCCTCTGGATAACCACACGACCTGCAGCGGCCAATCAGATCCCTCCTGAGTGTGTTGACATGgtgacagaggtcagagggtTCAATGACCCACAGAAGGAGGAGTACTTCAGGAAGAGAtgcagagatgaggagcaggcCAGCAGAATCATCTCCCACATCGAGACATCCCGAAGCCTCCACATCATGTGCCACATCCCAGTCTTCTGCTGGATCACTGTGACAGTCCTGGAGGATGTGATGAAGaccagagagggaagagagcTCCCCAAGACCCTGACGGAGCTGTACATCCACTTCCTGCTGGTTCAAGCCAAACTGTGGACCGTCAAGTATCACAGAGGAGCTGAGACGGATCCACACTGGAATCCAGGGAGCAGGGAGATGGTTCTGTCTCTGGGGAAGTTGGCTTTTGATCAGCTGCAGAAAGGCAACCTGATCTTCTACGAGTCAGACCTGACAGAGTGTGGCATCGATATCACGGCGGCGTCGGTGTACTCAGGAGTGTTCACGCAGATCTtcaaagaggagagagggctgTGTGAGGAGAAGGTGTTCTGCTTCGTCCATCTGAGTGTTCAGGAATTTCTGGCCGCTCTTTACGTCTTTCTGACTTTAATGAACTCTGGCGTCAATCTGCTGTCTCCGTCAAAAGCCTGGTGGTCTAATCTATTAAGGGACAAATCCAAACTATCATACCTCTTCCAGAGTGCTGTGGACATGGCTTTACGGAGTCCAAACGGGCACCTGGATTTGTTCCTCCGCTTCCTCCTGGGCCTTTCACTGCAGACCAATCAGACTCTCCTGCGAGGCCTGATGACgcacacaggaaacagctcCCACAGCAGTCAGGACACAGTCCAGTACATCAAGAGCGTGATCAGAAGAGACCTGTCTCCGGAGAGGAGCATCAACCTGTTCCACTGTCTGAACGAGCTGAATGATTCTTCTCTAGAGGAGGAGATCCAGCAGTACCTGAGTTCAGGACGTCTCTCCACGGTCAGACTCTCTCCTGCTCAGTGGTCGGCTCTGGCCTTCATCTTGCTGTCATCGGAGGAAGACCTGGAGGTGTTTGACCTGAGGAAATACTCTGCATCTGAGGAGGGTCTTCTGAGGCTGCTGCCAGTCGTCAAAGCTTCCAAAAAGTCTCT GCTGGGTGGCTGTAACCTGTCAGAGAAAAGCTGTGAAGGTCTGGCATCTGTTCTCAGCTCCCAGTCTTCTCGTCTGAGAGAGCTGGAACTGAGCAACAACAACCTGCAGGACTCAGGAGTGAAGCTGCTCCTTCCTGGACTGGAGAATCCACGCTGTGGACTGGAAACACTGAG GTTGAGTCACAACAATCTCACAGAGGAATGCTGCCAGGAGTTGGCATCAGTTCTTGGCTCCAAATCATCTGGTCTGAGAAACCTGGACTTGAGTTACAACAACCTGCAGGACTCTGGAGTGAAGGTCCTCTCTGCCGGACTGGAAAGTCCGCACTGTGCCCTGGACACACTCAG GCTGGTTGGCTGTAATTTATCAGACAAAAGTCGTGGCGCTCTGGCTTCAGTACTCAGCTCCCAGTCCTcaactctgagagagctggaTCTGAGTAACAACGACCTGCAGGATTCAGGGGCGATGCTGTTCTCTGTGGGGCAGGAGAGTCAGCGTTGTAGACTGGAAACTCTCAG GTTGAATCAAACGAGGCTCACAGACAAATGCTGTCAGGAGTTCTCATCAGTTCTGAGCTCCAAGTCGTCCAatctgagagagctggacctgagtaacaacaacctgcaggattcaggagtgaagctTCTGTGTGCTGGGCTGGAGAGTCCACAATGTGCACTCCAAACTCTCAG GTTGAATCAAACGAACCTCACAGAGAAATGCTGCCAGGACCTCTCATCAGTCCTCAGCTCCGAGTCCTCCAGCCTGAGAGAGCTGGACCTCAGCAACAATGATCTGCGGGATCCAGGAGTGAAGCTGATGTCGGCTGGTCTGGGAAGTCTACACTGTGCCTTGGAAACTCTCAG GCTGAGTGGATGTAAGTTATCAGAAGGAAGTTGTGAAGCTCTGGCCCCAGTGTTTAGCTCCCAGTCGTCCAGTCTGAGAGAGCTGGAAATGAGCAACAACGACCTGCAGGACTCAGGAGTGAAGCTGATGTCTGCTGCGCTGAGGAGTCCACACTGTACGCTGGAAACTCTCAG actGAGTCAAACTAGGCTCACAGAGAAATGCTGTCACGAGTTCTCGTCAGTCCTGAGCACCAAATCGTCCACtctgagagagctggacctgagcaacaacaacctgcaggattcaggagtgaagctgctctctgctggacTCAAGAGTCCACACTGTACACTCGAAGCTTTAAG gCTGTCAGGCTGTTTGATCACAGAGGAGGGCTGCACCAGTCTGGCCTCAGCTCTGAGGTCCAACTCCTCCCATCTCAGAGAGCTTGACCTGACCTACAATCATCCAGGAGACTCAGGAGTGAAGCTGCTGTCCGCTGGAGTGAAGGATCCAGGATGGAGACTGGATACTCTCAG TGTGGATCACGGATGTGCTCAGTGGTTGAAATCTGGTCTGGTGAAGT ACGCCTGTGAGCTCACGCTGGACCCGAACACAGCACACAAAAACGTCCACCTGTCCGAGGACAACCGAAAAGTGATGCTGTCCATCGAGAAGCAGCCGTATCCCGACCACCCGGACAGATTCGACTGGTGCTACCAGCTGCTGTGTACGACCGGTCTGACCGGTCGCTGTTACTGGGAGGTGGACTTTGAAGGAGGGGTGGACGTTGGAGTGACTTACAGAGGACTCAGGAGGAGAGGAGCCCGTGACGGCAGTCGGCTTGGATGGAACGAGAAGTCGTGGAGTCTGGAGCTGACTGATAAATGTTACTACGCCTGGCACAGTAATATCAGAACCGCTCTTCTCACGCCTCCCTCCTCTGCGTCTAACAGAGTCGGAGTGTATCTGGACTGGCCTGCCGGGACTCTGTCCTTCTACAGCGTTCTACCTGACACTCTGCTCCACCTGTACACCTTCAGCTGTGCATTCATTGAACCTCTGTACCCTGGGTTTGGTTTCCTGTCGTTGGAGTCGTCAGTGTCCCTGTGTTGA